The following are encoded in a window of Microbacterium sp. LWO13-1.2 genomic DNA:
- a CDS encoding ParA family protein, with protein MHVLSVSSLKGGVGKTTVTLGLASAAFARGVRTLVVDLDPQSDVSTGMDIQVAGRLNIADVLANPKEKIVRQAITSSGWAKVHPGTIDVLIGSPSAINFDGPHPSVRDVWKLEEALAAVEADYDLVLIDCAPSLNALTRTAWAASDRVMVVTEPGLFSVAAADRALRAIEEIRRGLSPRLQPLGIVVNRVRPQSIEHQFRIKELRDMFGPLVLAPQLPERTSLQQAQGAAKPLHIWPGDSAQELAADFDSLLDRIIRTGRITVSETGTQS; from the coding sequence GTGCACGTACTCAGCGTCAGCTCTCTCAAGGGCGGTGTCGGCAAGACGACCGTGACTCTCGGCCTGGCCTCAGCGGCTTTCGCCCGAGGCGTCCGGACCCTCGTCGTCGACCTCGACCCGCAGTCCGATGTGTCAACCGGCATGGATATCCAGGTTGCCGGCCGGCTCAACATCGCTGATGTCCTGGCGAACCCGAAGGAGAAGATCGTCCGCCAGGCGATCACCTCCAGCGGCTGGGCGAAGGTCCACCCCGGAACGATCGACGTGCTCATCGGCAGCCCTTCGGCGATCAACTTCGACGGACCGCATCCGAGCGTCCGCGACGTCTGGAAGCTCGAAGAAGCCCTCGCCGCGGTCGAAGCCGATTACGATCTCGTGCTCATCGACTGCGCCCCGTCGCTGAATGCCCTCACCCGCACGGCCTGGGCTGCGAGCGACCGCGTCATGGTCGTCACCGAGCCGGGTCTGTTCTCGGTCGCGGCGGCCGATCGAGCCCTTCGCGCGATCGAAGAGATCCGTCGCGGACTCTCCCCTCGTCTGCAGCCGCTCGGCATCGTGGTGAACCGGGTGCGCCCGCAGTCGATCGAGCACCAGTTCCGCATCAAGGAACTGCGCGATATGTTCGGGCCTCTCGTGCTCGCCCCGCAGCTTCCGGAGCGTACCTCGCTGCAGCAGGCGCAGGGCGCCGCGAAACCCTTGCACATCTGGCCGGGCGACTCCGCTCAGGAACTCGCCGCGGACTTCGACTCGCTGCTCGATCGAATCATCCGCACCGGTCGTATCACGGTTTCCGAGACGGGCACCCAGTCCTGA
- a CDS encoding MerR family transcriptional regulator, producing the protein MNADELSGDPRFVSELLFTDGLPAMDDEVGYRGAVAARAAGITYRQLDYWARTELVVPTVRGASGSGSQRLYGFRDILVLKLVKRLLDTGISLQQIRTAVDQLRAAGIRDLAGTTLMSDGASVYLCTSNDEVIDLVSRGQGVFGIAVGKVLREVESTLVEFDPTAPDPVDELSARRTKRSA; encoded by the coding sequence ATGAATGCGGATGAGCTTTCAGGCGACCCGCGGTTCGTGTCCGAACTCCTCTTCACGGACGGTCTGCCCGCCATGGATGATGAGGTCGGCTATCGCGGTGCGGTCGCCGCACGCGCAGCCGGGATCACGTACCGCCAGCTGGACTATTGGGCGCGCACCGAGCTGGTAGTTCCCACCGTCCGCGGCGCCAGCGGGTCCGGTTCGCAGCGGCTCTACGGCTTCCGCGACATCCTGGTCCTCAAGCTCGTCAAGCGACTGCTCGACACGGGCATCTCGCTTCAGCAGATCCGTACGGCCGTCGACCAGCTTCGCGCTGCCGGCATCCGCGATCTCGCCGGGACCACGCTCATGAGCGATGGTGCGTCGGTTTACCTCTGCACCTCGAACGACGAGGTCATCGACCTGGTCAGCCGCGGTCAGGGCGTCTTCGGCATCGCCGTCGGGAAGGTGCTCCGCGAAGTGGAGTCGACGCTCGTCGAGTTCGATCCGACGGCACCGGACCCGGTCGACGAACTCTCGGCTCGCCGAACCAAGCGTTCGGCGTAG